The window AAGGTTCCCTGTCGTCGGCTACGCACGCTCGACGCCGTGGAAGGTGACCAGCAGCCCGCCGGCCTCGCTCTCCCCGAGTTCGACGGCCCAGTCGTGGGCCTCGGCGATCTCCTTGACGATGAACAGGCCCAGGCCCGTGCCGTCACTCTGGGTGCTGTACCCCGCGTCGAGCGCCTGCTCGAGGAGGTCGGAGTCCATGCCCGGCCCGTCGTCGGCGACGTGGAGGCGGTCGTCGTCGAGCCAGACGCGAACGGTGACGGTCGCGGACACGCCCCCGTCGCTCGCGGTGACCGACTGGGTGCCCTCGCTGGTTCCGTGCTCGACGGCGTTCCGGTAGAGGTTCTCGAAGACGTGGAGGAGTCGGGTGTGGTCCGACCGGATGCGCCCGAGGTCGCCGAGCTCGAGCTCGGCGTCGCCGGTCGGGACGTGGCGCCACGCCTCCAGCGCCACGCGCTCGACATCGACACCCTCCGGGTCCTCGATGGTCTGACTGCCGCGGGCCAGCACCAGCATCTCCTCGATGATCTCGTCCATCCGGTCCAGCGCCTCCTCGATGTCCGCTGCGTGAGGGACCTCCGTCTCGTCCCGTGCGATGTCGAGGTATCCCTGCGCGATACCCAGCGGGTTCCGGAGGTCGTGGCTCACGATGCTGGCGAACGCCTCGAGGTGTTCGTTGCGCCGCTCCAGCTCTCGCCGCCGCCGCTGTCGCTCCGTGATATCCGTGTAGATGAGGTAGCCGCTGGTCACCTCCTCACCCTGGAGGGCGCCGATGCCCCGGAGACGGAACACGCGCTGCTCGTCCTCGCTGTCGCTTGCGAGCTGGCCGGTCACCTCGACGTCGAGGGTCTCACCGGCCCGGAGCTCGTTCAGGAGGTCGGTCAGCTCGTCGGTATCGTGGGGCGGGACCGGCAGCTCCGTCAGCAGCGACCCGACGGCCGTCGTCGAGTTGACGCCGAACGCGTCGGCGAAGCGACCGTTCGTCCGGCGCACCACCGAGCCCTCGTCGGTGAAGGCCACCTCGACGGCCGGGTCGACCGCGTTCTCGAACAGCGAGGGCGCATCCGTGGCCGAGCGGTCGAGCCGGCGGACCCGGAGCCGGTTGCGCAACGCCCGGGCGGCAAGCGACAGTGGCGACTCGTGTGTCGAGGCGATGTGGTCACACACCTCCAGCGCCTCGTCGACGGCGTAGTCGCTTTGCTGGCCGAGGTCCACAGCCACGACCGCCTCCTCGACCACCTCTCGTGCCCGCCGGTAGCCGACCGTCTCGCTCAGCCCGGTCACCAGTTCGCCGAAGTCGACCCTGCTCATCGTGGGAGGAGGTAGATGACCGTGGTCGTGTTGTGATAGCCACTCAACTGGTCGCGGTCCATCGCGATCTCGCCGTACGTCTCGAACCCGAGCAACGGGCTGTCGAGTTCGTCAGCCATCGCGTCGACCGCGGCGGAGAACCCGTCACCGAGGGCGGTCGACCGGCAGATGCAGTCGAACACGAGCGCGCCGGCCGCCTCGCCGTCGAGCGACTCGCGCGCCTCCCGGGCTGCCCGGCGCGCCGACGCTATCTGGGCCTCCCGGGACCCCGCTGTCACCCGGAGGACCACCCCCTCGGGCATCGAACAGGCGAACCGGAGCGACCCCCCGGGGGCGGTCGTGAGCCCCGGCCAGCGGATTTTCAGCCCGTCCCCGGTCACGAGGCCGAACGCGTAGTTCGTGAGCGCCATCGAGAGGTCCTCGCTGCCGGCCTCGAACGCGTCCACGTCGATACCGTCATCGGCTGCGCGCTCGCGAATCTGCTCGCGCCACACCTCGAACGCCGGCTCGCCGTCGAGTTCGTGGACCACCGGTCCCTCGCTCTCGGTCACCCGAAGCGGCGGCGAGATGGGGCTGTGGCCGTGTGCGACGCTGACGACGGGCGCGGTGCGTGACTCGACCAGTCCCAGCGCGACCCCGTCGGTCGTCACCGCGTCGTCGGCGATCACGTACGTCGCCTCCAGTTCGAGGTCGTCACCGGCCGACCCGCCTGCGATACGGACGTCCGGCCCCAGCTCGACCTTGCTCGCCAGCGTCACCTCCTCGCCCTTCCCGGCCAGCCCGTCGTGGAGGTTGAGCACCGAGCGGTGCGGGTGTGTCGTCGGGTCGGACGGGCTGTTCGGGAACCCCGCAATCGCCTCTCTGACGGCTGCCTCCTCGTCGTCACTCACGCCGTGGCCCAGCCCCGTGTGGAGCCGGTGGGTGTCACCCATCGAGAGCGCGACCCCCACGGACCCCGACGCCCACGTTCGGTGCGTGAACTCGCCGGCGGACGTACAGCCGAGCAGCGGTGCCTCCGTGGCTTCGCGAACGGTCGCCGCCACCACCTCCGGGTCGTACACCGGGGACGCGACCACGACGGCGAAAGACGCGTCGCCCGGTTCCACATCGATACCGTCGACAGCACGGCTCAATGCCCTCCGGGCCGCCACCTGCCCGTCGTCGCCGTTGGCCAGTCCCACCACGAACTGGTCGCTCATCTGCTCCGATGTTAACGTGGCACCGAATAACTCCACCGGCGGTTTACAGCCTCTGAGAGAACCTTCCGAAACCAGTTTCGGCCTCAGGACCGGCGGACCGTAACCTGTCCACTACCGGTGACGGCGACGGTGATGTCCGTCCGGACCTGCCGGCCCTGCACGGCGTCGCCCGCGGCGTCGCCGACGAGCTTCATCAGCTCCGGCGCGGTGCGGGTCACCTTGACCCCGGCGTCGTCGCAGGCGGAGTAGACCCGGTTGGGAACGTCGTAGAGGTCGGTCCCGGCCTCGACGGTGACACGGACGGGCGCGTCGAGTGTCTCGGCGAACGCGACCGTCTCTTTGGCTTTGGCGACGTTCTCGCGGGCGCTGGCCTCGACGGAGGAGACGTTCGCTCGTGAGGTCCCCAGCTCCTCCGCGATGTCGGCCTGTGCGATGCCTCGCTCGCGGTAGACCAGTACCTCCGCCTGTCGGCGCGTGAGGACACTCGTTTCCGGGTCGAACCCGACCTCGCCGAGTATCCCGTCGACGTCGGGAAGGCCGTCGTCGCTCACGTCAGTCGTCCTTGCCCCAGAAGTTGTCACGGCTGCCCAGCCGCTCACGCTTGGCGCGCCGGTTGCTCTCCCCGTCGGCCTCTCCGTCGGCCTCCTCGTCAGCCTCCGCATCCTGGGACGCGGGGTCGGCCTCGTCGAGGTCGCGTCCCTCGTCGTCGCCCTCGTCGTCCTCGTCGTCCTCCATCGGGAGACGTTCGACCTCCTCGGCCCAGGCGAGGCTGGAACGGACGGTGTCGATGCGGACCTTCGCCCGCGCGTCCGGGAGCACGCCGTCGACCAGAACGATGAACCCGTCCTCCGTGCGGCCGACGCCGGCGCCGCTCTCGTGGATGTCCTCGACGGTGACGACGATCTCCTCACCGGGCTTGACCGGCTGGGACTTCAGGTCGCGGATCGGCTGATTGTAGTGCTGACACCACTCGGCGCCACCCCGGTCGCCGTAGTGCTGACAGCCCATCCCCTCGATACGCTCCGAGAAACTGGGGCAATCGTCCGCGAGTGGGCAGTCCGACATACACGATGGGTTTGCCGGGACGGGTTATAACGGTCCCGGGTGGACCGCTCGTCCGTCACAGCGACCCACAGCGGAAGCCTCGGGGAGCCGCGGAGCGACCTCACAGCGAACCGCAGAACGACGCGACGAGCTGCTCCCCGGCGTCCGTCAGAATCGACTCGGGGTGGAACTGCACGCCCGCGTGCGGTCGCTCCCGGTGCCGGACTCCCATCACCACCCGCCGCTCGTCATCGGTCCACGCGGTCTCGACCAGCGAATCGGGCAGTTCCCCACGCTCCACCGCCAGCGAGTGATACCGCCCCACGTCGAATCGGTCCGGCAGTCCCGCGAACACGCCGGAACCGTCGTGACGAACGGTCGAGGGCTTGCCGTGGACGACCTCCGGGGCGTGGCCCACCTCGGCGCCGTGTGCGGCACATAGCGCCTGATGGCCGAGACAGACGCCGAGTGTCGGGTACGAGAGGTCACGGAACACCGGAATCGAGACGCCCGCCTCCGCCGGCGTCCCCGGTCCCGGCGAGACGACGATGCCGTCCGGGTCCAGTGCCCGGATGTCGTCGGTGTCGACCGCGTCGTTCCGACGGACCACCACGTCCGCGTGCGTCCCGACGTACTGGACGAGGTTGTACGCGAAGGAGTCGTAGTTGTCCACCACGAGCACCGTGGGACACGACCTGTCAGCCGCGGACCAGTCCCGGGCGTCGGCATCCGCGCTCAATCCGCCGACACCTCCTCGACCGCGAGGTCCGCGTCGGCCAGCGCCTCGTCCACGGCGGTCACCAGGGCCCGGCCCTTGTCCAGCGTCTCGTCGTACTCGGCGTCCGGGTCCGAATCGTGGACGATGCCCGCACCCACCCGGAGCCCGTACTCCTCGCCCGTGCGTACGAGCGTCCGGATGACGATGTTGCAGGTCGCGCGCCCGTCGAAGCCGAAGATGCCGACGCTCCCCGTGTAGGGCCCCCGCCGCGTGGCCTCGACCTCGTCGATGAGCGCCATCGTCTTCGGCTTCGGCGCGCCCGTAATGGTGCCGCCCGGGAACGTCGCGGCGAGCGCGTCGGCCACGTCGTACCCCTCGCGGAGTCGCCCCTCGACCAGCGAGACGAGATGCATCACCTCGGCGTAGCGGTCGACGCGGCGGTACTCTCGCACGTCGACGGACCCGTACTCGGAGACCTTCCCGAGGTCGTTCCGTTCGAGGTCGACCAGCATCGCGTGCTCGGCACGCTCCTTCTCGTCGCCGGTGAGGTTACGTTCCAGTTCGCGGTCCTCGGCGTCGGTCTCCCCGCGCGGCCGCGTGCCGGCGATTGGCTCGGTGAGCAGGCGGCTGCCGTCGCCCGCCGGGGCCGGCGCCACGTCGAGCAGCAGTTCGGGCGATGCGCTCACCAGGTCGGCGCCCGGGAACTCCAGCAGCGAGGAGTACGGCGCCGGGTTCACGCGTCGGAGCGCGGCGTAGGCCTCGACGGGATGGACGGCGGCGGGCGCGACCAGTCGCTGGGAGACGTTGGCCTGGAAGGTGTCGCCGTCGCGGACGTGGCGCTTGATGCGCCGGACGCGCTGCTGGAAGGCCGCACGGCCGCACTCGCTCTCGAAGGTCGCGTGCTCGGCGCGCACGGGTGCCGGGCCCACCGAGGGGTCGCCGTGCTCGATGCGCTCGACGAGATTCACCGCGCGTTCCCGGCCGCGTTCGTACGCGGCGCTCGCGTCCGCGTGAGTGTCCAGCCGTGGGCACGCGGTCACGCGGAGGGTCGTCCGTTCACCGCGGGGCGCCTCCCAGGCCGCCGCACGGTCGAAGACGGCCAGCTGCATCCGGGGCAGTCCCCGCTCTTCGGTCGTCGTCTCGGGCAGCGACTCCAGTTCCCGGGCCACGTCGTAGGAGAGCCAGCCGACCGCGCCGCAGGGGTACGGCACGTCGCAGTCGCCACGGGCGAGCGTCTCGGCGTCGAGTACCGACCGAAGTGTCTCGAGTGTCGG of the Haloglomus salinum genome contains:
- a CDS encoding sensor histidine kinase, with product MSRVDFGELVTGLSETVGYRRAREVVEEAVVAVDLGQQSDYAVDEALEVCDHIASTHESPLSLAARALRNRLRVRRLDRSATDAPSLFENAVDPAVEVAFTDEGSVVRRTNGRFADAFGVNSTTAVGSLLTELPVPPHDTDELTDLLNELRAGETLDVEVTGQLASDSEDEQRVFRLRGIGALQGEEVTSGYLIYTDITERQRRRRELERRNEHLEAFASIVSHDLRNPLGIAQGYLDIARDETEVPHAADIEEALDRMDEIIEEMLVLARGSQTIEDPEGVDVERVALEAWRHVPTGDAELELGDLGRIRSDHTRLLHVFENLYRNAVEHGTSEGTQSVTASDGGVSATVTVRVWLDDDRLHVADDGPGMDSDLLEQALDAGYSTQSDGTGLGLFIVKEIAEAHDWAVELGESEAGGLLVTFHGVERA
- a CDS encoding FIST signal transduction protein, translating into MSDQFVVGLANGDDGQVAARRALSRAVDGIDVEPGDASFAVVVASPVYDPEVVAATVREATEAPLLGCTSAGEFTHRTWASGSVGVALSMGDTHRLHTGLGHGVSDDEEAAVREAIAGFPNSPSDPTTHPHRSVLNLHDGLAGKGEEVTLASKVELGPDVRIAGGSAGDDLELEATYVIADDAVTTDGVALGLVESRTAPVVSVAHGHSPISPPLRVTESEGPVVHELDGEPAFEVWREQIRERAADDGIDVDAFEAGSEDLSMALTNYAFGLVTGDGLKIRWPGLTTAPGGSLRFACSMPEGVVLRVTAGSREAQIASARRAAREARESLDGEAAGALVFDCICRSTALGDGFSAAVDAMADELDSPLLGFETYGEIAMDRDQLSGYHNTTTVIYLLPR
- a CDS encoding Tfx family DNA-binding protein, translated to MSDDGLPDVDGILGEVGFDPETSVLTRRQAEVLVYRERGIAQADIAEELGTSRANVSSVEASARENVAKAKETVAFAETLDAPVRVTVEAGTDLYDVPNRVYSACDDAGVKVTRTAPELMKLVGDAAGDAVQGRQVRTDITVAVTGSGQVTVRRS
- a CDS encoding TRAM domain-containing protein, translating into MSDCPLADDCPSFSERIEGMGCQHYGDRGGAEWCQHYNQPIRDLKSQPVKPGEEIVVTVEDIHESGAGVGRTEDGFIVLVDGVLPDARAKVRIDTVRSSLAWAEEVERLPMEDDEDDEGDDEGRDLDEADPASQDAEADEEADGEADGESNRRAKRERLGSRDNFWGKDD
- a CDS encoding anthranilate synthase component II: MSADADARDWSAADRSCPTVLVVDNYDSFAYNLVQYVGTHADVVVRRNDAVDTDDIRALDPDGIVVSPGPGTPAEAGVSIPVFRDLSYPTLGVCLGHQALCAAHGAEVGHAPEVVHGKPSTVRHDGSGVFAGLPDRFDVGRYHSLAVERGELPDSLVETAWTDDERRVVMGVRHRERPHAGVQFHPESILTDAGEQLVASFCGSL
- the pabB gene encoding aminodeoxychorismate synthase, component I — encoded protein: MTTVVTDRAAFERVARSAPAHARVPVEVRATVADPFDAYRRARDGPGGVYLETTGGQDGWGYFAVDPVTRVQVGPDAMTVQPRDDGQQRDDTSDDDPPGPFDPPDSPTLETLRSVLDAETLARGDCDVPYPCGAVGWLSYDVARELESLPETTTEERGLPRMQLAVFDRAAAWEAPRGERTTLRVTACPRLDTHADASAAYERGRERAVNLVERIEHGDPSVGPAPVRAEHATFESECGRAAFQQRVRRIKRHVRDGDTFQANVSQRLVAPAAVHPVEAYAALRRVNPAPYSSLLEFPGADLVSASPELLLDVAPAPAGDGSRLLTEPIAGTRPRGETDAEDRELERNLTGDEKERAEHAMLVDLERNDLGKVSEYGSVDVREYRRVDRYAEVMHLVSLVEGRLREGYDVADALAATFPGGTITGAPKPKTMALIDEVEATRRGPYTGSVGIFGFDGRATCNIVIRTLVRTGEEYGLRVGAGIVHDSDPDAEYDETLDKGRALVTAVDEALADADLAVEEVSAD